GGCCCAGGCATCGGCGAGACGGGCGCGGACCCCGAGGCCGCCGGCCGCGAGTTCGTCCAGTGCCTCCAGGGGGTGTTCGAGGCGGTCCGCGTACTGCCCCAGAGACATGTGGCGCAGTACGGACAGGCGGTTCCCGCCCGCCCGCAGAGCGAAGGGGAGGAGCCCGGTGGCGGTGACGATGCGTGCGGCGGCGGCGTGCTCTGCGGTCAGCCGGGTGCGGCCGATGATTCCGCCGAGCAGGTCCAGCGCCTCCTCGGCGGACAGCGGCGGGAGTTCGGTCCGGTACGCCGACTCCAGACAGGGAAGCCGGCTCCGGGATGTGACCAGCGCGGCGGTGGGGCCCGAAGGCGGTAGCAGCGGGCCGAGAGCGGTGGCATCGGGGGCGTCGTCCAGCAGCAGCAGGATCCGGCGCCCGGACAGCCAGGAGCGCCAGGCGGCGGCGGCTTCCTCCCGGTCGCCGGGAAACCGCCCGGTGAAGCCGAGCGAGCGGGCCAGTTCCGCCAGCACCGACGGCCACGGGCGCGTGGAACCGTCCTCGGCGCAGAGCCGGGCAGCGACCACGCCGTCGGGGTAGCGCGCGGCGAGGCGGTGCGCGACGTGCACGGCAAGGGCCGTCTTGCCGACGCCTGCCGGGCCGGTGAGAACGACCGGGGGACCGTCCTCGCGGCCCAGTTGTTCGCTGACGGCTGCGAGTTCCCACGTGCGCCCGGTGAAGTCGGCGAGGTCCGGCGGCAGCAGCCGGGAACCGGTGGGGCCACCGCGTGCGCGGGGCGGGGCCGCCTCCTCCAGCAAGGCGCGGTAGGCGCACTGCAGCGCCGCCCCGGGCTCCAGCCCCAGTTCCCGGGAGAGCTGCTGGCGGCACTCGTCGTAGGCGGCCAGCGCCTCCGTTCTGCGCCCGACCTGGTGCAGTGCGGTGAGCTGGGCGGCGCGCAGCCGCTCCCGCAGCGGGTGGCGGCTGACCATCTCGTCCACGGTGTCGGCGACCGGGGCCGGTTCGCCGGTCTCCAACTGGGCCTCCGCCCATGCCTCGTAGACGGCCAGGCGACGGGCGTGCTGCCGGTCGACGGCGGCGAGCAGTACCTCGGCGCGGGCGGCGAGATCACTGAACGGATCATGCCGCCACAGGTCCAGCGCCTGGCGGTAGAAGCGCGCGGCGCGGCTCGGTGCGCCCGCGCGTGCCTCCGCATCGCCGCACCGGGCCAGTTCCTCGAACCGCAGGCTGTCGCACTCGTCCGCGGTGAGGTGCAGGACGTAACCGCCGGGTCCGTGGTGCAGCCGGCCGAGATCGTCGGGGTCGAGTACCCGGCGGAGCGTCGAGACGTACACCTGGAGGTTCTTGCGGGCGGTGCGGGGCGGATCGTCCGGCCAGACGGCATCGGTCAGCTCCGCCAGCGACACGGGTGTGTTCGGACGAGTGAGAAGGACGGCCAGCACGAGGCGCTGCTTCAGCGGACCGAGAGGCAGTGGCAGACCGTTGCGGGACGCTCGCAGCGGACCGAGGAGGGAGAGGCGCAGAGGTGCGGTGGCGCTTGTCCCGCTGCCGCCTGCGCGCTCTCGCAGAATTCCGGGCTCCGCCGCCCCGTCGCGGCGTTCCGTAAAGGTATCGGTCATTTTCTCTCAGCCCCTTCCCCAGCCGGTGTCGTCGGAGTTCTGGGAGAAGAGAACAATTCCGTGCACGAAAGCCTCCGGGGAGCGGTCGGGGGGGTGAGCGAATCCGCGAGGAGCCCTGAATACGTTGGGAATTCGACGGAATTCCTTCCGTTCTTCACAGCATGGTCACAAGTTGATGGCGGGGCTACCGGATCGAGGGTGACTCAACGTGCATGCAGCAACACACCCGCCGGGATAAAGGTTCAATACACGTACATAGCGATGCGAATCGGAAGGCTGTGCGCGGCCTCTCCGCACCGCCGGACAGTCCTGTGCCGCGTACCGGACCCGAACCCGCCGACAACCGCGACCGAACCGGTCCCGAGAAAGCTGATGCCGCATGCCCAGGGGACCGACGGAGGTGACGCGATGCGACTGGCGGAGATCATCGAACTGCGACCGGTTCCGGCTGCCGGGCTGCTCGCCACGCTCACCAGGCGCTGCCCTCTGAGCTGCGCCCACTGCTCGACTTCGTCCGGGCCACGGGGCGAGGACGTCCCGGCCGAGGCGCTGCGCCGCTTCGTCGGCGGCTTCACCCCCGAAGACCGTCCGGAAGTGCTCATGCTCACGGGCGGCGAGCCGCTGCTGCGCCCGGCGCTCGTGGGCGAGCTGGCGGGGCTCGCCGCGTCGGCCGGAACGCGGACGTCGGTGCTGAGCGGAATGTTCTTCGCGGCCGACGGGCGGATACCGGCCCGCATCATGCGCGCACTTCGGCACGTCGCCCACTTCTCGGCGAGCATCGACGTATTCCACGAACGCGAAGTGCCGCGCGCGGCGTCCTTCCGTGCGGTCCGCCGCATCATGGAAAGCGGAATCGACGTAAGTTTTCACGTGGTGGGCAATGCGGCGGACGATCCCTATCTCGCGGACATCACCGCGTCGATACGGGCCGAGTTCCGGGACCGGGCGGCCGTACTGGTGAATCACGTCCGGCCGGTGGGGCGGGCGGCGGCATGGGCGGCCGCCCGGGAGGTCCCGCCCGACGGCGCCGGGGCGTCGCCGGCCCCCTGCGCGATGGCGGCCTGGCCGGTGGTGGCCTTCGACGGTACGGTCACGGCCTGCTGCAACCAGCGCGTGGTGGACGCCCGCCCCATGCCGGAACACCTTCGCCTGGGGCACATCGCCGCGGACGACTGGGCTCGGATCCGGCGCCGGTGCCAGGAGTCACCCGTGCTGCGCACCATCCGTACCGCCGGCGTCGGTTCCTGCGCGGACTGCCGCGGCCTGGCCGGGCGGCCCGCGGCCCTGGAAGCCGCCGAACGGGCCGGGTCCAGCCCGGCGGCCGGCGCCATGGACGCCCTCGGCGCCCGGCTCCAGCGCGACGCGGGGGCCGCGGCGCTGCTCGGACGGTACGGAAACGAGCGGTACGCGCCGCTCGTCCTGCTCGGCGGTCGCGGGGACGGGGAGGCGCCCGCATGAGCCCGTCGGCCGTCGCGGGCCTGCGCCTCGAACTGTCCCTCGTGCAGCCCGTACTACGGGCCGCGGCCGCCCGCATGTGGCGCTCCGACGCAGGGCTCCCCGGCCGGTACCGGCACTACCTGTGCGCCATGCACCAGGTGATCCGCGCCTCCGTCCCGCTGATGGAGCGGGCCGCCGCACGATGCGAGGCGCTCCCGCGCGACCCGGTGGCACCGCCCCTCGCCCGGTACCTGCGGGCGCACGCCGAACAGGAACGGGGCCACGACGACTGGCTGCTCACCGACGCCGCGGCCGCCGGGACGGTGCCGGGCGCACTGACCGGCACCACCCCGCCGGCCCACGTCGCCGCTCTGGTGGGCGCGCAGTACTACTGGATCGAGCACAGCCACCCCGTAGCCCTGCTCGGCTATATCGCGGTGCTGGAGGGCAACGCACCGGCGCCGGGCCTGGCCGGCCGGCTGGCCAGGGAGACCGGGCTGCCGCCGGCCGCGTTCGAGACCGTACGCCTGCACGCAGACCTGGACGACGGGCACAGCGCCGGCCTGGACCGACTCATCGGCCGGCTGCCCCTGGACCGTGCGCAGCGCTCGCTGGTCGCGGTCAGCGCGCTGCACACGGTCGCCGCCCTCGCCGAGCTGTTCGACCGCATCGCCACGGCACCCCACGCATCGGAGAGCGCCCATGACTGACCACGCGCACGATCGAGACCGCCTCCGCACGCTGGAGGACGCCGGGTTCCCGCTGCACAGCCTCTCCCCCGAGCAGCGCGAGGTGCTCCAGGAGCTCAGCGCGGAGGAACTGACCCTGCTGCTGGGGCTGAAGGAGCGGCTGGACGCGGCCGAGCCGGAAGTGCAGGCGCACAGCGAGATCGCCGGCGGAGCGCTGTTCTGATGACCGGGACCGCGCGGATGTGCCCCCAGTGCCCCGAACCACCGCCGGACGGCGCGGCCTTCTGCCCCCGGTGCGGAACCGCCTGTGTGGCCGCGG
This genomic interval from Streptomyces sp. NBC_00464 contains the following:
- a CDS encoding radical SAM protein, with the protein product MRLAEIIELRPVPAAGLLATLTRRCPLSCAHCSTSSGPRGEDVPAEALRRFVGGFTPEDRPEVLMLTGGEPLLRPALVGELAGLAASAGTRTSVLSGMFFAADGRIPARIMRALRHVAHFSASIDVFHEREVPRAASFRAVRRIMESGIDVSFHVVGNAADDPYLADITASIRAEFRDRAAVLVNHVRPVGRAAAWAAAREVPPDGAGASPAPCAMAAWPVVAFDGTVTACCNQRVVDARPMPEHLRLGHIAADDWARIRRRCQESPVLRTIRTAGVGSCADCRGLAGRPAALEAAERAGSSPAAGAMDALGARLQRDAGAAALLGRYGNERYAPLVLLGGRGDGEAPA
- a CDS encoding AfsR/SARP family transcriptional regulator codes for the protein MTDTFTERRDGAAEPGILRERAGGSGTSATAPLRLSLLGPLRASRNGLPLPLGPLKQRLVLAVLLTRPNTPVSLAELTDAVWPDDPPRTARKNLQVYVSTLRRVLDPDDLGRLHHGPGGYVLHLTADECDSLRFEELARCGDAEARAGAPSRAARFYRQALDLWRHDPFSDLAARAEVLLAAVDRQHARRLAVYEAWAEAQLETGEPAPVADTVDEMVSRHPLRERLRAAQLTALHQVGRRTEALAAYDECRQQLSRELGLEPGAALQCAYRALLEEAAPPRARGGPTGSRLLPPDLADFTGRTWELAAVSEQLGREDGPPVVLTGPAGVGKTALAVHVAHRLAARYPDGVVAARLCAEDGSTRPWPSVLAELARSLGFTGRFPGDREEAAAAWRSWLSGRRILLLLDDAPDATALGPLLPPSGPTAALVTSRSRLPCLESAYRTELPPLSAEEALDLLGGIIGRTRLTAEHAAAARIVTATGLLPFALRAGGNRLSVLRHMSLGQYADRLEHPLEALDELAAGGLGVRARLADAWARLTVPARDTLHALAALPDPSFSLSTAARALGLDGRNAQRALEGLIDAGVLAPPPGPEVTAHTAAVEESVHYELPWLTLLFAREQPAGPGMRC
- a CDS encoding iron-containing redox enzyme family protein, translating into MSPSAVAGLRLELSLVQPVLRAAAARMWRSDAGLPGRYRHYLCAMHQVIRASVPLMERAAARCEALPRDPVAPPLARYLRAHAEQERGHDDWLLTDAAAAGTVPGALTGTTPPAHVAALVGAQYYWIEHSHPVALLGYIAVLEGNAPAPGLAGRLARETGLPPAAFETVRLHADLDDGHSAGLDRLIGRLPLDRAQRSLVAVSALHTVAALAELFDRIATAPHASESAHD
- a CDS encoding aroma-sacti cluster domain-containing protein; this encodes MTDHAHDRDRLRTLEDAGFPLHSLSPEQREVLQELSAEELTLLLGLKERLDAAEPEVQAHSEIAGGALF